In Methanobrevibacter sp., one DNA window encodes the following:
- the glyS gene encoding glycine--tRNA ligase yields the protein MNHEKMFNIARKRGFLWPSFEIYSGVSGFTDYGPLGASLKNNIMQKWRKQYIAGEGFHEIEGPTVMPKEVLKASGHVDNFTDPMTRCLACGEVFRADHIIEEAIGEDVESLENSEMDEIVKENKIKCPSCGGDLANIWNYNLMFKTEIGAKGDKVGYMRPETAQGIFILFKRLSRFFKNKLPFGAVQLGKAYRNEISPRQGVIRLREFTQAEAEIFLDPKDKTHPKFSQIADEILYLSSQDVQMNDKETLEITAQEALDQGVVSSETLIYQLYLARKFLKELGIPDEVLRFRQHLPGEMAHYALDCWDVECLTDQYGWVEIIGIADRGDYDLSAHSQFSNEELSIYMEYDEPKLVSKTIAKPNLKLFGPAFKGDSPKIKTYIENLSDDEVIALKETMESEGKFILELDNTFEILPEHLLFEDIEEEVKGERIIPHVIEPSFGIDRILYCTLLHSFKTEEDGFDKEYFKFAKEIAPIQVSVFPLMNKEGLDEIAIDITHKLREAGFTVDNDTSGTIGKRYARADEVGVPIAITVDFDTKEDNTVTIRDRDTEEQERVKIEDLKEVIEAKLQ from the coding sequence ATGAATCATGAAAAAATGTTTAATATAGCACGTAAGAGAGGTTTCTTATGGCCCTCTTTTGAGATTTATTCAGGAGTGTCTGGATTTACCGATTATGGACCACTTGGAGCAAGCCTGAAAAACAACATCATGCAAAAGTGGAGAAAGCAGTACATTGCGGGAGAAGGTTTCCATGAAATTGAAGGACCTACCGTAATGCCTAAGGAAGTGTTGAAAGCTTCTGGACACGTTGACAACTTTACAGATCCAATGACCAGATGTCTTGCCTGTGGAGAAGTATTCAGAGCAGACCACATCATTGAAGAGGCAATCGGCGAAGATGTTGAAAGCCTTGAAAACAGCGAAATGGATGAGATTGTAAAGGAAAACAAAATCAAATGTCCAAGCTGTGGTGGAGATTTGGCAAATATCTGGAATTACAATTTGATGTTCAAGACTGAAATCGGAGCGAAAGGGGATAAAGTAGGTTATATGAGGCCTGAAACCGCTCAAGGAATTTTCATTTTATTCAAGCGTTTATCAAGATTCTTTAAGAACAAGCTTCCATTCGGTGCAGTTCAATTGGGAAAGGCATACAGAAATGAGATCTCACCAAGACAGGGAGTCATTCGTCTTAGGGAATTCACCCAAGCTGAAGCGGAAATATTCCTGGACCCTAAGGACAAGACCCATCCTAAATTCAGCCAAATAGCTGATGAGATATTATACTTATCCTCTCAAGACGTTCAGATGAATGATAAGGAAACATTGGAGATTACAGCACAGGAAGCCTTGGACCAAGGTGTCGTATCTTCAGAAACCTTAATCTATCAATTGTATCTTGCAAGAAAATTCCTAAAGGAATTGGGAATTCCAGATGAAGTCCTCAGATTCAGACAGCATTTGCCTGGAGAAATGGCTCACTATGCCCTTGACTGCTGGGACGTCGAATGCCTTACCGACCAATACGGTTGGGTGGAAATCATCGGTATTGCAGACAGGGGAGATTACGACTTAAGCGCACACAGCCAATTCAGCAATGAGGAATTAAGCATTTACATGGAATACGATGAGCCTAAGCTTGTATCAAAGACCATTGCAAAACCTAACTTAAAACTGTTCGGACCTGCATTCAAAGGGGATTCTCCAAAGATCAAGACCTATATCGAAAACCTTAGTGACGATGAGGTGATTGCACTTAAGGAAACAATGGAAAGTGAAGGAAAATTCATCCTTGAACTTGACAATACCTTTGAAATACTTCCGGAACACCTGTTGTTTGAAGACATCGAAGAGGAAGTGAAAGGTGAAAGAATCATTCCTCATGTCATTGAGCCTTCATTCGGTATCGACCGTATCCTTTACTGTACATTGTTGCATTCATTCAAAACCGAAGAGGATGGCTTTGACAAGGAATACTTCAAGTTTGCAAAGGAAATCGCACCGATTCAAGTGAGTGTCTTCCCATTGATGAACAAGGAAGGTCTCGATGAAATAGCTATAGACATCACCCACAAATTGCGTGAAGCAGGATTCACTGTAGACAATGACACTTCAGGAACAATCGGAAAAAGATATGCTCGTGCAGATGAAGTGGGTGTTCCAATAGCAATTACAGTAGACTTCGATACAAAAGAGGACAATACTGTAACCATAAGGGATAGAGACACTGAAGAACAGGAAAGAGTAAAAATAGAAGATTTAAAAGAAGTTATTGAAGCAAAACTTCAATAA
- a CDS encoding transcriptional regulator FilR1 domain-containing protein: MFNEEDSVDKYDDFITVRFLLASKMRPLLLLLLSESDYDLNGLREELDKPSASILHGLKELEHINLINKNFKKYSLSSKGVLCSASLKKLFKDLYIFQINRDFWLNHSIESIPSDSFRNAYLLKDSVYVESDEHNLSKSFTKYLELLSGCGNMEIILPIFLEEHLEIIIENLENGDDLLLITNDDVLSSLKKSRYYADLLDFSRKGQVVIRKVDYDLRIFLTICEDFMSLSLFFKDGLFDNSCFILNEYDDGIEWAKILFKKFYEKSIRVL, encoded by the coding sequence ATGTTTAATGAAGAAGATTCAGTAGATAAGTATGATGATTTCATAACCGTTCGATTCTTATTGGCTTCAAAAATGAGGCCTTTATTGCTGTTGTTGCTATCCGAATCCGATTATGATTTGAATGGACTTAGAGAGGAATTGGATAAGCCTTCCGCTTCAATTCTACATGGATTGAAGGAACTGGAACATATCAATTTGATAAATAAGAATTTTAAGAAATATTCCCTCTCATCTAAAGGGGTCTTATGTTCCGCAAGCTTGAAGAAACTTTTTAAGGATTTGTATATCTTTCAAATCAATAGGGATTTCTGGCTGAACCATTCCATAGAATCGATTCCTAGTGATTCCTTTAGAAATGCCTATTTGCTGAAGGATTCTGTTTATGTCGAGTCCGATGAACATAATCTTTCAAAATCCTTCACCAAGTATCTGGAATTGTTAAGCGGTTGCGGCAATATGGAGATAATCCTCCCCATATTCTTGGAGGAGCATCTGGAGATAATCATTGAAAATCTGGAAAATGGAGATGACCTGCTTTTGATTACAAATGATGATGTATTGTCCTCCCTAAAGAAATCTAGATATTATGCAGATCTGCTTGATTTTTCAAGAAAAGGCCAAGTGGTCATCAGAAAGGTGGATTATGACTTAAGGATATTCCTAACGATCTGTGAGGATTTCATGTCTTTAAGTCTGTTTTTTAAAGATGGGCTTTTTGACAATTCATGTTTCATTCTCAATGAATATGATGATGGAATAGAATGGGCTAAGATTCTCTTTAAGAAGTTTTATGAAAAGTCAATCAGGGTGCTTTAA
- a CDS encoding transcriptional regulator FilR1 domain-containing protein, protein MYYFSIVGDELKFLNNSDIRIKVLVDLLNGPLKIKDINRKSLLSYSSISSNVHKLCEEGYVEKIHNSFRLTNLGLIYITILIDFRDVISTITNNADFWLDHDISSLSIEDLNRLSSLEGSELIRCNSMDIYRTHKEFKRLYKNSKHLKVIFPYLHPEYPKLIRRLILKGIKVDLIVSRDILESFIRDIGKDVVKKGIYEGNFSMKYLDEDIKIALAISNEFVTVGLFKLDGTYDQNRLLLSDKKKAIVWGLAIFDSYGENASSLVLD, encoded by the coding sequence ATGTATTATTTCTCAATAGTTGGAGATGAATTGAAATTTTTAAATAATTCTGATATTAGAATAAAAGTCTTGGTGGATTTGTTGAATGGGCCTTTGAAAATAAAGGATATAAATAGGAAGTCTCTATTGAGCTATAGCTCAATCTCAAGCAATGTTCATAAATTATGCGAGGAGGGCTATGTTGAAAAGATTCATAACAGCTTTCGGCTGACAAATCTTGGATTGATTTATATCACTATCCTGATTGACTTTCGTGATGTCATTTCAACAATAACAAATAATGCCGATTTTTGGCTGGACCACGACATCAGCTCATTGTCCATAGAGGATTTGAACAGATTGTCATCCTTGGAAGGCTCCGAATTGATCAGATGCAATTCAATGGATATCTACAGGACCCATAAGGAGTTCAAAAGATTATATAAGAATTCCAAGCACTTGAAAGTCATATTCCCCTATTTGCATCCGGAATATCCTAAATTAATCAGGAGATTGATTCTAAAGGGGATTAAAGTCGACTTGATCGTTTCAAGGGACATATTGGAGAGCTTCATAAGGGACATTGGGAAGGATGTCGTTAAAAAAGGAATTTATGAAGGGAATTTTTCAATGAAATACCTGGATGAGGATATCAAGATTGCCCTTGCGATTTCCAATGAGTTTGTTACAGTTGGATTGTTCAAGTTGGATGGCACTTATGACCAGAACAGACTCTTGCTGTCCGATAAGAAAAAAGCTATTGTTTGGGGATTGGCTATTTTTGATTCCTATGGCGAAAATGCATCATCCTTAGTTTTGGACTGA